From Camelina sativa cultivar DH55 chromosome 5, Cs, whole genome shotgun sequence:
ATTGTTACCGTTGTGGGAACATGGCCTCGATTCTTGAGGTCGACGACTGCAGGAACCACACCTTCATTCAGGTCTTTCCCCAAAACCCACATGTCTTGTCTGTGATAAAATTAGTGTAGAAGAATGACCAAAGCTAACTTAAAGTGTATAAAAATGTGATTGCAGTTCGAACCAGCACCAAGGAGAGGAGAACCAGACGTTACCCGAAGGACACCAGACTACTTTCTGTGATCACTGGACACAGACTCATCTCAGTCAGCAGCTGCAGCCACCCACAAGTGAAAAGTCAGAGTTGGTAACAATCAAGATTCTGGTTTCTATGCGTTGTGCTCAGGCTGCTCtgttttaaaattcaacttaGTCCCACCACCGGAATATAATGTGTATTATAGGCGAAGAAGGCTCTCTTATCTTCCTctataaccaagaaaaaaaatggaaaagaaaaaaaataccctTTATGGACGTTGTTTGGTTGATGTTATTagcttcttcttattcttccttCTGCATCAGAATGTGTTTTCATGTGAGAGATCctctaatttttatttcacGTAATTTGTCGTTGaacttctctgattttttgaagttgttctgtttatttgttttacaaagcTTGATATAAGACTAACTCAAATGATGCTTCAAATTTTACTTTTTCCTTCGTTttgaagatgaaaatgaagaaatattCTCCAATGGtgctttattttcattttcaaaatgaAGGATTGAATAGTCAGTCTATATCTTCATATTTGAAGGTTCACTATTAATATCTTCATATTTTGAAGGttgcattttttatttacaaaatggtcactaaaattataaatagatttattttataccaaattatccaattaattttaaatttttatatgttccTTTTCTCCAATCAAATTATACAATAATAACGTATATTAAATAGGAAAACAATAACATActcaatataaaacttataagtaCATAATTAATACCaacattaaagattaaaaagacATACTCTAGCATAGAATAACAACTTAATAATCTAGTGATTGATGTTATGCAATGTGATTTTATTTATAGTAATGTTTACATTATagatttgaaattaatataaaaatatataattatatacttttaaaggAGTTTAGTAACTTattgaataaattaaatatttaatagtttatattacataaatatcattttatataagtatttttcaaaatttgtacagaaattataaattctttttttctcaattatggttttatagtttttttagttcCTTCAATAGTTTTTCTATTGTCCAACAAATGCAAGAAAActtacatattatttattatattatttagattcattaTGAAGTAAATATCATTcgagatgattaatcgaaaacTAAAGACGGTTTTTCGAGATGATTGATAaagtcatatataaaaatcatatggaAAATTATTCAATTATACCAGTATAAGTGAGACAGAAACCTAActtatctatatttataattcaCAATCATTTGgtttcaataaattaataaacatattatatatatatggtaattaactatatactgataaatgatatatgattagaataatattaataaatgaatAGAAACTAGAAAATACTTACATAATAATTTCACGTGAACTATTTATCCTAAAATGAATAAAgaataaaagcaaaatagaaaatacaagATATATCTGAAAGATGATAGGTagaattgaaaacaaaactatacatattgatgttcataatataggaataatatatatgtagtactaatatccaaaaaaattaaaaacaatttagatGATATAAAAGTTAAATACTTCATCAAAAatatcacacatatatatatatatatatcatatcttacatatatatatatatatatatatatatatatatatcaaatacacatgttgaacttcttataaacaCAATAACATAGGCTACACACATGTTGAACtcttacataaaatatataagaattaaaaatgtaatatttaaatattaatatcttttgttatttattctatttttaattgtcACTAATCATTCATTAGAATACTATAAATACtatgaagatgaaaaaattacataaacacaaacaaataattgtaattaattaaaatttagtgccttaaaatatgaatatgattataaatatgagagttacaacatatttgatagaatatgtaAGTTAATAATGTATGtgaaaatttcagaaaaataaatttattgtgaataaagaattgattttttggtttgaatataaaaattagaaattactataaatataaatataaatatatgactagaACTTCAAGCTAatcaaattgtaattttaaatatatattttgttctctcttaaaACGAAAAATGTATTCAGCTATTTCTCtatgaatatttataaattatatatatattaaaatatattttaatttattataattagagtgaaattacaaaataaattaataatcatattatgtgaattatttctattaaaatgaagaaataaaatagaaaattatgattaaaaagtagaagaaaaattgaGCATCTTATAATATGGAGTATTACTTTGATTCAAGTTCTTTTTTTACAGATAATAATTATTTAGGTTACATGTGTCAAGTTTTGAATAACATTTTAGAACAAActcttctttattatttaagatttgttGAACTATTTTGCTTACTATAAATAAATgggtaaaatttataaatttagaaaGTTAAAGTATTGTTTATAATTGAATGATAAAATAGAGATAGAATATACTTAACATATTCTTTtttgaaatagaaaatgaaGGAAACCATTGGATATTGGATCAACTAGTTCGACTATGAACCTTCTCTTGACTTACTATTCCCTTTTGAACCCCACTGAAGGGTTGGTGGTACGCATGTCTATTGCATCGAGTATCGGATAAGATTAGGCCTTCCACATAAGGTATAGAGCCGTAATACAGTCTAAATGCAGTTACAGAGTTGTAGCTCTTGGAACCAGAAGGTTAGGCAGTTAACAGAGATGTAAAGCTAACGATTCTGCTAAGGAGATTGAGTCGAAGGGTATGAAGGTCTCCGGACTCTTCTTTGTAATTATTCTTTGATCAATAATTAAAGAACATAATTGGTATTTGTTTCTATCAATAATTGCATAGAACAAGAGAGAATTGATCTTATCAAAAGCAATAAGGCCTACAAAGAGACATAGAAGGGCAAATCCACAGTAATGTATCAAAAACACGTAGTACTGTGACAAAGATATCTAAAACatcaacaaatgattttttgtgaaaaaaagaagtgatAATGAAAGCCATTTACGCAAGTCGTAACGTAACAACAATGAACAGTATAGTTCAGAAAAATGTGATCAGAGCTATATGGGTATTTATCAAAAGAGAACGACAACATGGCATCCTATTTGAAATCCACACGTTTTGTTGGCCATTCGAAGCtttgagaagaaacaaaacaaacccaaagactataaaacattaattcaaTAGTACGTATAACATGACGTGTTTTGCACCGAAGGCAATCATATATAAACTGTGCAAGACATTAAGGTGTCATGGacgtttttagattttataagaaTTTCGTAAAAAAATGTGAGCCTCGTAATACCACTATAGACAATGACATAGTCGTAGACAGCGGTTTTTGGTAGTCAAGATTGCATGGATTGTGCTTGTGCGGTCCACTCCACGATCTATTAGACAATTATTGATCGatattgcaactttatatattttgtacatATCAAAACACTTTGATCATTaacatttgaaatttttgatagTATCATGTAATTTCTATGTTCTAACGtcattaaaatatacatacacGAGTGTGTTTTCTTCCCCCACAAAGAAGCGTTTCCAATATGATTCTTTGTTTGGCTATGTTTCCATTTTAGTTGTTTCTTAAAATACTGTTTCTGATAACCTTTATAGGATAACAATACCAAACACGCGTATAATTTTGGTGAAACACGTGAAcctttttttgacaacaaatatttttttttaaaaaatcttatttgttctgatttccttatttttaataataacatttccGATTATGACATAAGGTCAAGTCAATATATTGtcatatttttttccatttgttcttgatgatttctatatactttttcatttttttaatttgttcttgATGATTTCTATATACTTTaccattttttaaatagatttgattccttattttgattttttttatctatttctAAGAATAAACTTTCAAAAGAAACACATGTTTAACtctgtaaaataataattcgaCAAGTATAATATGTTACCAATTAGTGAGTTTGAAATTTGGTGAAAAACATGAACCTTTTTCtgacaacaaatatttttttaaaaaaaatcttatttgttctgatttccttatttttaataataacatttccGATTATGACATAAGGTCAAGTCAATATATTGtcatatttttttccatttgttcTTGATGATTTCTATATActttaccatttttttaatttgtttttgatgatttctaTATACTTTACCATTTTTATAATAGATTTGATTCcttatcttgattttttttaagggatctatttctaataataaactttcaaaaaaaacatgttttaactctgtaaaataataattcgaCACGTATAATATGTTACCAATTAGTGAATATGAAATTTGAGAACAATAGTGCATCCACGTCGTTTTCCAAGttggatttctatatttatatattattatcaaaaaaagaaagaaataaaaaagaagttaataattacatttttttttttaatataaataagagAGGACTACTTGTTAAAGTGGAAGAGGGTCACAATCAGGCTTTGGCCGCTTCTGCTTGGACtcatatatcaacaaaaaccaaattgaatcagtagagagaaagagagagagagtatatgATCTGACTTCTCCACCACCACGGGAAGAGAGATATACATACGAGAGAGTGACGGAGCTGAAACTCGTCGACTAGTAGTAGTTAGTTAAGCTGTGTCATCGGAGATCGGAATCTTGTTGGTTGGGAGCTTTGTAGAAGGGGTGGAGAGATCAAGCGACGGATCGTGATAGGTTTTGCTGTATGTCAGTAGATTGTGTTGAAACTGATTTTGGTGGATTTGGAGAACTCGTGAACCCTATTCAATGGCCTCAGCTTCGAAAAAGACGACGGCATGTCCTCACCACCACGGtggctcttcctcttcttcttctccgcctcCCAAACTCCTCTCCGCTGCGCCTGATTCCGTTTCTGGATGGTCCGATGGTGAGGATCAGCGCGCCTCTAAGGTTGTTGCTCTGGAGTCCATGATCCGTCCTGTCGATTCGCTTCCTGATACTGCCAAGAAACCTGCTAACAAAGGTTAATCTTACGACGCTCTCTGTCTCTTGGGATTTTGATCttgattgtttgattttatCATTGTTCTTATCTATTAGATCGCGATTTGTTTGATGTTAGTTGAGTTCTTGCTTCACTGGAATTTGTTGATgatgtttttactttcttgtGAAATTGTTGTGATTGTACTTAGAGAGGTTTAAACGTAGATCTAACtgttgtgattgtggtttcTTTGAAGCTGATTTCTATTGTGATCACATTGTACCAATGCAGGCATTTCTGTGATGCCAAGAACTGAAACCAAGCACCCATTGGATCCTCTATCTGCTGCTGAAATTTCTGTTGCTGTGGCTACTGTTCGCGCTGCTGGTGCCAACCCTGAGGTGCCGAAacctttatattcttttttcatCTTGCATGATTTATGGTGATAGCTTTGATCAACTATTTGGATTTTTACTGAAActgtttgatgttttctttttggcagGTTAGGGATGGCATGCGTTTCATTGAGGTGGCTTCAGTGGAACCAGAGAAACATGTTGTGGCGCTTGCGGATGCTTACTTTTTCCCTCCGTTCCAGCCTTCACTACTTCCAAGAACCAAATCTGGACCTGTCATTCCGATGAAGCTCCCTCCTAGGCGAGCGAGACTTGTTGTTTACAACCAAAAGTCCAATGAGACAAGTGTATGGATTGTGGAGTTGTCTGAAGTTCATGCTGTCACTCGGGGTGGCCATCACAGGGGAAAAGTTGTTTcctcagaagttatacctgaTGTTCAGCCACCCATGGTATGTTTATGGAATTGGATCTCTAAGTGAATTTTATATGCTACAGTAGTTTTCAGTTTCTCAGTTTAGATTCTCGTGATTTTAGGATGCGGCTGAATATGCTGAATGTGAAGCGATTGTCAAAGACTTCCCTCCGTTCATagaggcaatgaagaggagaggTATTGAAGACATGGATCTAGTGATGGTTGATCCCTGGTATGTTAACAACATCATGGATTCTACTGAAAGTTGTCAATTAAGGTGTACAATTTCCCTAAGTCTGCCTCTAAATGTATTTTGTGCAGGTGTGTGGGTTATCATAGCGAGGCTGACGCTCCTAGTCGTAGGCTTGCAAAGCCCCTTATATACTGTAGGACTGATAGTGATTCCCCTATGGAAAATGGCTATGCTCGTCCAGTTGAGGGAATTTATGTACTTGTAGACATGCAAAACATGGTGGTGATTGAGTTTGAAGACCGTAAGTTTGTGCCACTCCCCCCACCTGACCCTTTGAGGAATTATACCCCAGGTGAAAGTAGAGGGGGTGTGGACAGAAGTGATGTGAAGCCTCTCCAGATTATTCAACCTGAAGGTCCAAGTTTTCGTGTTAGGGGTTATTTTGTCGAGTGGCAGAAGGTAGAATTCCATCAATAGCCTTATTGAAACCAAGTGATTATGCTTGAGCTTATTTCTAAATTGGCTGAAAATTTTGTTTGCAGTGGAACTTTCGAATTGGGTTCACTCCAAGAGAAGGTTTAGTCATACATTCGGTAGCATATGTTGATGGCAGTCGAGGTCGAAGGCCTGTTGCACACAGGCTAAGCTTTGTGGAGATGGTTGTGCCTTATGGCGATCCCAACGAGCCACATTACAGGAAAAATGCGTTTGATGCAGGGGAGGATGGTCTTGGAAAAAATGCACATTCGCTTAAGAAGGtttgtaatcaattttttttcttttgtgatttgTGTGTGTTCTCGTTCTCCAATTGGATCTCAGTTTGTGTTTAACAATTGGTTTTTATAGGGGTGTGACTGTCTGGGATCTATCAAGTATTTTGATGCCCATTTCACAAATTTCACTGGTGGAGTTGAAACTATTGAGAACTGTGTTTGCCTGCATGAAGAGGACCACGGAATTTTGTGGAAACATCAGGACTGGAGAACAGGATTAGCCGAAGTGCGAAGATCTAGGAGGCTAACTGTCTCTTTTCTATGTACTGTTGCTAACTACGAGTATGGGTTTTACTGGCACTTCTACCAGGTAAGTAGGAATGCGTGATTGTTCATTTCTAGAGTAAAGAAGATATTAGTCATTTTTGCATACAATTTCTTTAGGGAAGACAAATGATATGTCTCTGCATGAGAATAAATCCTGAGTTTAGAACGGCGGCTCACAACTTTTTAAGTCTTAACACTCTTGAACATTGATTTATAGTGCTGAATCCGAGTTTCATTTGCTGATTTGTGGTATTATCTTTTAACAATGTCTTCATTGTCTAACTGTAGGATGGGAAAATCGAAGCTGAAGTAAAACTTACTGGTATCCTCAGTTTAGGAGCGCTGCAGCCAGGAGAAACTCGAAAGTACGGTACTACTATTGCTCCTGGCTTGTATGCACCAGTCCATCAACATTTCTTTATCGCTCGCATGGATATGTCTGTTGACTGTAAACCTGGTGAAGCTTTTAATCAGGTACCTTTACTTCTTTGCTGATCTTCTCTTCTTGCTGTTGTTAACTTACATATGTGGTttattttctcagttttaggAATGGCATTGGTAGCGTATGAATTTTAGAAGTCCCTATAATTCTTGAAAATTAATCTTAGATACATGTTGCCAGGTGATTTTGCTAAATAGTCAGCTTAATCTCCTTTTATCTGTAGGTAGTTGAGGTGAATGCTAGAGTTGACGAGCCTGGTGAGAACAATGTCCACAACAATGCGTTTTATGCGGAGGAGAAGTTACTTAGATCAGAGGCAGAGGCAACGCGTGACTGTGACCCTTTTTCTGCTCGCCATTGGATTGTAAGCAATCCGAACCTTGCATGATCTCGTTCACTACTTATCATCTGAAAGCGTTAATTTATTGCATGTTTAACTTTCACATTGTCATATTGTCCATGCTCGTTCCCGTCTTTGCACCATCCTTGTTTCTGGCACCACTTATGATTATTTCATCCTCGAGTGAATTCGGGAGAAGAGATCACGTGACCATTCCTAAGTTTCAGTCATGTCCTTATATAGTCATACTTGAGTTGCATTACCAAAAACGCATCTCAGAGTTTCAGTGAATATGATTTGTAGCTGAAGTATAGATGGCATACTTATGCAAGATGTATATTCAACACAACTCGTTGTAATGTGTTGTCAGGTGAGGAACACGAGGACTGTGAACAGAACAGGCCAATTAACGGGATACAAACTTGTTCCTGGTTCAAATTGCTTGCCATTAGCTCGACCCGAGGCTAAGTTTCTAAGAAGAGCTGCTTTCCTGAAGCACAATCTCTGGGTTACCCGTTACGCCCCTGATGAGAAGTTTCCCGGAGGAGAATTCCCAAACCAAAACCCACGTGCTGGTGAAGGTCTTGCCACATGGGTGAAACAGAATCGTTCCTTGGAAGAATCTGACGTCGTTCTTTGGTACGTATCTTTCTTTCACTTAGCTGATTCACTTAAAAACTTCCTAGCTACCAAAATTTGTTATTTCAACGTGGAAATTTCATTTGACAGGTACGTGTTTGGGATTATACATGTTCCTAGACTTGAAGATTGGCCGGTTATGCCCGTCGAACATATTGGTTTCACGCTAATGGTTAGTCAGATCTTTTGTTTCTGTaacatttaatcaaaaaaaacttaaatataagACAAACAGTCacttataaaatgttttggattTTGGGTAAACACAGCCACATGGATTCTTCAACTGCTCACCGGCCGTAGATGTGCCACCGAATCCATGCGAATTGGAGACAAAGGACAGTGAAGTCAAAGAGGTTGTAGCACCGAAAGCTCTTCAGACTGGTTTACTTTCAAAGCTTTGAAGAAGACAGATTTAATTTCTCCTTTCCTTTAAATAAAATGGCTCAAATCAGTTTTGAGTTTGGACCTTTCGTTTGTTTGGTGTGTGTTTGCAAGACTGAAAAAACTTGTCATTGGTAATAATTTGGAATGTTATTCTTCTTTCACATTAATTTGGAATGTTATTCTTCTTTCACATTAATGATGAAAGGTACATTATATCATCTTCCCGTTTTCGTATTTTGGAATCGCGTATTCAAAAAAGCattctataattatttatttagctcaaatgatataattttagtctacaaaatatttgtttagcTCAAACGCTATTGGAACTATTCCGTTGACATACTGATAAAAGTCCTCGGTCGTTTTCTGACcaaatttttataacttttgtcACATCCCCACAACTTAGAGAGAAATTTAGAACTcactttttaattaatacaatatTTACAATAATATCATTGGCCTATTAAAACtaagataataacaaaatatctcGTATGGTTATAATAATATGGAAATATTGTTGAATATGCTACGAACAGTAACAAACATTGTAAGGAATGCCATTTTCAacaaaacattttctaaaatgACATAGGGTTCACTCTGatctattaaaaataacaaaactatcattttcttattttttttcatttatctcCTTTcccttttcatttttctttcatctctctctttctctctcttttcttgtctcttctttctttcttccaaacaaagaaattctttcaaaatcacCACCTCCATCTCACCTGCATGCCTTCGCCGTGGATGAACaaagtgttttgtttgttctggAGATACTCCTATCAAGGTTGAGTATCCTATTTCTCAATTTTGAGTTTCTTATGTTTATTTCATTCTCTATACAATTTTAATGGATCACATCTGATATctgaaccaatttttttttttttttttctgatagaCCAGATCTGATAGACTAAATATGCTTGAAGACtgaatatgatatttttcaatTAGACCAGTACATACGTCAGAAGGACTGCAGGATagagaaaatggtttcatattAAAGGACAAGTATTGTCTACCAATCATATATTGTCTACTAAGAGAGCGAAGGACATAATTGGGATGGACAAGTGTGTCAACAAAACGGATCTGGTCTACTAAAGAGACTGAAGGACATAAAcgtggtggacaaaaacctgTTCGGGTGTTTAATCTGGTCCACTGAAAGCACAATAAGATCAGTACATGCATCAGTAGACATGCAGGTAGACAAGTTGAGTCCAACCAAGTGGATCTGGTCCACTTAAGAGATTGAAAGACAAATTTTGGATGGACTAATCTTGCAGGCGTTGGATATGATCCACCCGAGGTTCATCATGTGTCTGTTAAGTGCCATTTTTTCTGATGGACTAAATATGCTTGAAGGCTGAGTATGATATTTTTCAATTAGACCAGTACATGCGTCAGCATGACTGCAGGATAGAGAAAATAGTTTCATATTGAAGGACAGGTATTTTCTACCAATCATATATTGTCTACTAAGAGAGCGAATGACATAATTGGGATGGACAAGTGTGTCAACAAAACGGATCTGGCCTACTAAAGAGACTAAAGAACATAAACGTGGTGGACAAAAACATGTTCGGGCGTTTAATATGGTCCACTGAAGGCACAATAAGATCGGTACATGCATCAGTAGACATGCAGGTAGACAAGTTGAGTCCAACCAAGTGGATCTGGTCCACTTAAGAGATTGAAGGACAAATTTTGGATGGACTAATCTTGCAGGCGTTGGATCTGGTCCACCCGAGATTCATCATGTGTGTATTAAGTGCCATAAAATTTGTCTCTGTTTTAAAACGCACGTCACTtgtctaattctttttttttttttttttttttccttctttaattCAAGGGTAGAAATATCTTTTTCTCTTGTGGCATAAATTAGAAAATGACATttctaagaagaaaaaactaaaagtgGCATTTCTcataactttaattttaaaagtggCATTTCTCACTAAATTCCctataaatatctttttttttgggtaaaaggttaaatttggttataaatatcTTTAGATgattttcacttctttttttgtttatacaacGATCCGATTTTCCAGATATTTGAGTATAAGTTggcatttttaatatttggacAGTTTCCattataaattaagattatttataagaatatatgGTAATCAGGTGGGTATTAATAGCTATATTCTGGAAAACtcttaaaatatttagatttacCAAAAATTCTtaacaaatatgtttttttatatactctgcttaacaaatatgtaaaaaaacaaatattcacatttattatattatcttaaATTTATTCTAATTTTGTGTTAAGTTTCTaactaacatatttttttttgacaaactagaatttttatttccttaaaatcttaggattttacatttttttttacattattattatctagTAGGGTTTTGAGAAATTCCCTTTTCATATCTCTCTTTCATTAATTGGTCTCCTTTTTAAGTTAGGGTTTGAGAAGTTCCCTTTTCTCATCATTAAAaaagagtcttttttttttctttttcttatatatagttTGTGCCTCTATAAATAAACCGAGACCTGTGAAAGTaacaaacaaagtttttgataattccAGTCTTTGGTCTCGAAGTAACAAACTCTAAGAAAGCTTTCAAATCAACTATGGGGTTGAATAATCAAGCACAGAGGAATCCGAGTTTCAGGTTTGAGATAGATAACTTTTCGGAGAAGCAAGCTATGATACCGTCTCAGACATTCGTGAGCTACGGATGTGAATGGTAAAAGGGAAAGAATC
This genomic window contains:
- the LOC104785119 gene encoding uncharacterized protein LOC104785119, which produces MASASKKTTACPHHHGGSSSSSSPPPKLLSAAPDSVSGWSDGEDQRASKVVALESMIRPVDSLPDTAKKPANKGISVMPRTETKHPLDPLSAAEISVAVATVRAAGANPEVRDGMRFIEVASVEPEKHVVALADAYFFPPFQPSLLPRTKSGPVIPMKLPPRRARLVVYNQKSNETSVWIVELSEVHAVTRGGHHRGKVVSSEVIPDVQPPMDAAEYAECEAIVKDFPPFIEAMKRRGIEDMDLVMVDPWCVGYHSEADAPSRRLAKPLIYCRTDSDSPMENGYARPVEGIYVLVDMQNMVVIEFEDRKFVPLPPPDPLRNYTPGESRGGVDRSDVKPLQIIQPEGPSFRVRGYFVEWQKWNFRIGFTPREGLVIHSVAYVDGSRGRRPVAHRLSFVEMVVPYGDPNEPHYRKNAFDAGEDGLGKNAHSLKKGCDCLGSIKYFDAHFTNFTGGVETIENCVCLHEEDHGILWKHQDWRTGLAEVRRSRRLTVSFLCTVANYEYGFYWHFYQDGKIEAEVKLTGILSLGALQPGETRKYGTTIAPGLYAPVHQHFFIARMDMSVDCKPGEAFNQVVEVNARVDEPGENNVHNNAFYAEEKLLRSEAEATRDCDPFSARHWIVRNTRTVNRTGQLTGYKLVPGSNCLPLARPEAKFLRRAAFLKHNLWVTRYAPDEKFPGGEFPNQNPRAGEGLATWVKQNRSLEESDVVLWYVFGIIHVPRLEDWPVMPVEHIGFTLMPHGFFNCSPAVDVPPNPCELETKDSEVKEVVAPKALQTGLLSKL